In Kryptolebias marmoratus isolate JLee-2015 linkage group LG11, ASM164957v2, whole genome shotgun sequence, the following proteins share a genomic window:
- the LOC108246972 gene encoding uncharacterized oxidoreductase YjmC-like: MQRCLISHLEVQAFIERCMTTVGAKPHHARSLAEVLVEADSRGHYSHGLNRMDMYLKDVQTGICAVDGEPVVDRENAATALVDGNNLLGPVVANFCMNLAIRKAKEAGIGWVVAHGSNHFGIAGHYAMKALKENMIGMSFTNTSPLVVPTRGRERTLGTNPLSVAAPGRDGDSFVLDTATSAVALGKVELNERRGDTIPDGWGCDPQGHLTTDPKRVLSGGGLVPVGGSEATGGYKGYGLGMMVEVFCGILAGAQYSKYVRTWKVTDRVANLGQCFVAINPENFASGFNERMSDLLSIQRHQDPADPNSPVLAAGDPERINIKKCEEMGGIPYHINVVKYINDCAKKVGVKKVLPCDKSVSV; this comes from the exons ATGCAGAG atgtCTGATTAGCCATTTAGAGGTGCAAGCCTTCATTGAGAGGTGCATGACAACAGTGGGGGCCAAACCACATCATGCTCGCAGCCTGGCTGAGGTGTTGGTAGAAGCAGACAGCAGGGGCCACTACAGCCATGGACTCAACAGGATGG ACATGTACCTAAAGGACGTTCAGACAGGAATCTGTGCAGTCGATGGTGAGCCGGTGGTGGATAGGGAAAATGCAGCTACAGCGCTTGTGGATGGGAACAACCTTCTGGGTCCGGTGGTGGCAAACTTCTGCATGAATTTGGCCATAAGAAAAGCCAAAGAGGCTGGTATTGGCTGGGTGGTTGCACACG GTTCCAACCATTTTGGCATTGCTGGACACTACGCAATGAAAGCACTGAAGGAAAACATGATT GGTATGTCTTTTACCAACACATCTCCTCTTGTGGTTCCAACACGTGGTAGAGAG CGCACTTTGGGCACAAACCCTTTGAGTGTGGCCGCTCCTGGTAGGGACGGAGACAGCTTTGTTCTGGACACTGCCACCTCAGCAGTAGCTCTTGGAaag GTGGAACTGAATGAGCGACGTGGCGACACTATTCCTGATGGTTGGGGATGTGACCCTCAAGGACATTTAACAACTGACCCCAAGAGAGTCCTGTCAGGAGGAGGACTGGTGCCCGTTGGAGGCAGCGAGGCCACAG gaGGATACAAAGGCTACGGTCTGGGAATGATGGTGGAAGTCTTCTGTGGTATCTTAGCTGGCGCCCAGTACAGCAAATATGTCCGTACATGGAAAGTGACTGATCGTGTTGCCAACCTG GGTCAGTGTTTTGTAGCAATCAACCCAGAAAACTTTGCTTCTGGATTCAATGAAAGGATGTCAGACCTGCTGTCCATCCAGAGACACCAAGACCCA GCTGATCCCAACTCTCCTGTTTTGGCTGCTGGAGATCCAGAGAGGATCAACATAAAGAAGTGTGAAGAGATGGGTGGAATACCGTATCACATCAATGTCGTCAAGTACATT aacgACTGTGCAAAGAAAGTTGGCGTCAAAAAGGTGCTGCCGTGTGACAAATCAGTCTCCGTTTAG